One genomic window of Magnolia sinica isolate HGM2019 chromosome 3, MsV1, whole genome shotgun sequence includes the following:
- the LOC131238528 gene encoding beta-glucosidase 30-like, whose amino-acid sequence MDFNYGWFLEPIVFGDYPFSLRVIVKERLPTFIEKETKMIKSSFDFIGLNYYYRYYAKSLPIKYDDEPMSYSRDKYVEQRDKKDCTPIGIVQEAAVPPYVCLRGIKDLVLYVKSRFRNPTIYITENGLGINVGEGRTMEDLARINFHAAHLLELQDAFRKGANVKGYFVWSLMACFEWASGYKVNFGICSIDRTKPSLDRIPRLIGLLNSFPKST is encoded by the exons ATGGACTTCAATTACGGATG GTTCTTAGAGCCAATAGTTTTTGGAGACTACCCGTTCAGCTTGAGAGTTATAGTGAAGGAGAGGCTTCCTACTTTCATAGAGAAAGAGACTAAAATGATAAAGAGCTCCTTTGATTTTATTGGTCTCAATTACTACTATCGATACTATGCTAAGAGCCTTCCAATAAAGTATGATGATGAACCCATGAGCTATTCTCGAGACAAATATGTTGAGCAACgtg ATAAGAAAGACTGCACACCTATTGGAATTGTG CAAGAAGCGGCCGTACCACCATATGTGTGTCTGAGAGGAATAAAAGATCTAGTGTTATATGTTAAGAGTCGATTTAGAAATCCGACCATTTACATCACCGAGAATG GATTGGGGATAAATGTTGGAGAGGGTCGCACGATGGAAGATTTAGCGAGGATAAATTTCCATGCTGCTCATCTCTTGGAACTTCAAGATGCATTCAG GAAGGGGGCTAATGTGAAGGGATACTTCGTGTGGTCATTGATGGCCTGCTTTGAGTGGGCATCAGGATATAAAGTTAACTTCGGCATTTGTAGCATTGATCGTACCAAGCCTTCACTTGACCGAATCCCTCGGCTAATTGGTTTGCTAAATTCCTTCCCAAAAAGTACTTAG